The Desulfohalovibrio reitneri genome contains a region encoding:
- the tmk gene encoding dTMP kinase, giving the protein MFVTFEGIEGTGKTTQIARAVEHLRENGLEVETTLEPGGSRLGRELRRILLSMESRDLTGRAELFLYLADRAQHVETFIRPALMRGAAVISDRYADSTVVYQGYGRGLDPNLLHRLNDTAVDGLWPDLTILLDIEPETGLKRAFDRNIREGKQNKEGRFEAEAMDFHQRVREGYLTWAALNADRFAVVDASGSPDEVFAQVRDALDRALAIRQS; this is encoded by the coding sequence GTGTTTGTTACCTTTGAAGGGATAGAGGGAACCGGCAAGACCACCCAGATAGCCCGCGCCGTGGAGCACCTGCGGGAAAACGGCCTGGAGGTGGAGACCACCCTGGAGCCGGGCGGCTCCCGCCTGGGCCGCGAACTGCGGCGCATCCTGCTGTCCATGGAGAGCCGCGACCTGACCGGCCGGGCCGAGCTTTTCCTCTACCTGGCCGACCGCGCCCAGCACGTGGAGACCTTCATCCGCCCCGCCCTTATGCGCGGCGCGGCCGTCATCTCCGATCGCTACGCCGACTCCACCGTGGTCTACCAGGGCTACGGCCGGGGGCTGGACCCCAACCTGCTGCACCGCCTCAACGACACCGCGGTGGACGGGCTGTGGCCCGACCTGACCATTCTGCTGGACATCGAGCCGGAAACGGGCCTCAAGCGCGCCTTCGACCGCAACATCCGCGAGGGCAAGCAGAACAAGGAAGGCCGCTTCGAGGCCGAGGCCATGGACTTCCACCAGCGCGTGCGCGAGGGCTACCTGACCTGGGCCGCCCTCAATGCCGACCGCTTCGCGGTGGTGGACGCCTCCGGCTCGCCCGACGAGGTATTCGCCCAGGTGCGCGACGCCCTGGACCGTGCCCTGGCCATACGCCAGAGCTAG
- a CDS encoding ferredoxin-thioredoxin reductase catalytic domain-containing protein, whose protein sequence is MDAKQLYEKLKPLQEKQGYQFNKDMTYTMPLLESLLVNKERHGYMACPCRLATGEYEKDRDIICPCTYRGPDVEEYGACFCALYVSDDYNQERMDKKTVPERRPPEKVMEALEANLGGD, encoded by the coding sequence ATGGACGCCAAGCAGCTCTACGAAAAGCTAAAGCCGCTGCAGGAGAAACAGGGCTACCAGTTCAACAAGGACATGACCTACACCATGCCCCTGCTGGAGTCGCTGCTGGTGAACAAGGAGCGACACGGCTACATGGCCTGTCCCTGCCGCCTGGCCACCGGCGAGTACGAAAAGGACCGCGACATCATCTGCCCCTGCACCTACCGCGGCCCGGACGTGGAGGAATACGGCGCCTGCTTCTGCGCCCTGTACGTCTCCGACGACTACAACCAGGAGCGCATGGACAAGAAGACCGTGCCCGAGCGCAGGCCGCCGGAAAAGGTCATGGAGGCCCTCGAGGCCAACCTGGGCGGCGACTAA
- a CDS encoding OmpH family outer membrane protein: protein MRNTYKLPMLLLAALLLGLFLTGCNQGGQSGAKDAAPAIGVVDAKKVMEDSAVAKEGMAGLKEMSENLSGELQSMQADMGENATQEQRKAMQQAVGQARDELSQAQQRLNQQIGQAFEKVVERIRQEKGLTAVLVKDQVMAYAPSADVTPDVIKAMDEMDVDVTLKAPEGEGEGQQPEPKMPGSEQ from the coding sequence ATGAGAAACACGTACAAACTTCCGATGCTGCTGCTGGCCGCCCTTTTGTTGGGTCTTTTCCTCACCGGGTGCAACCAGGGCGGACAGTCCGGGGCCAAGGACGCGGCCCCCGCCATCGGCGTGGTGGACGCCAAGAAGGTGATGGAGGACAGCGCCGTGGCCAAGGAGGGCATGGCCGGGCTCAAGGAGATGAGCGAAAACCTCTCCGGCGAGCTGCAGTCCATGCAGGCCGACATGGGCGAGAACGCCACCCAGGAGCAGCGCAAGGCCATGCAGCAGGCCGTGGGACAGGCCCGCGACGAGCTGTCCCAGGCCCAGCAGCGCCTCAACCAGCAGATCGGCCAGGCCTTCGAGAAGGTCGTGGAGCGGATTCGCCAGGAGAAGGGCCTGACCGCCGTCCTGGTCAAGGACCAGGTCATGGCCTACGCCCCCTCGGCCGACGTCACCCCAGACGTCATCAAGGCCATGGACGAGATGGACGTGGACGTCACTCTCAAGGCGCCCGAGGGCGAGGGCGAGGGCCAGCAGCCCGAACCCAAGATGCCCGGCTCCGAGCAGTAG
- a CDS encoding glutaredoxin family protein, with product MPPIKFWGLSTCIHCKKAKEFLDERDVNYDLTYVDRLSGDERQQCIDEIKKHNKALSFPTIVFDDGETVVVGFNSEELESALENCGYTPEK from the coding sequence ATGCCTCCCATCAAGTTCTGGGGTCTCTCCACCTGCATCCACTGCAAGAAGGCCAAGGAATTTCTCGACGAACGCGACGTGAACTACGACCTGACCTACGTGGACAGGCTCTCCGGTGACGAGCGCCAGCAGTGCATCGACGAGATCAAGAAGCACAACAAGGCTCTCTCCTTCCCCACCATCGTCTTTGACGACGGGGAAACCGTTGTGGTCGGCTTCAATTCCGAGGAGCTGGAGTCGGCCCTGGAGAACTGCGGCTACACTCCGGAGAAGTAA
- a CDS encoding transporter substrate-binding domain-containing protein: MKCKRIAALMAALILTLAVALPASADVRQELTSQSTIEKVLERGVLRVGMSTFEPWAMKDAQGEFIGFEIDVAKRLAEDMGVELELVSTQWAGIIPALLTGKFDVIIGGMSIRADRAKKVNFSIPYNYTGMAIVASKEKAEGFDELADFNKSGVVIAARTGTTAAKAARKHMPQADLLLFDQEPQAVQELLNGNAHAFVSTAPKPGFEAAKHPEKLFLPFSGTFTKEPNAMAVRKGDPDTLNYLNSWIRAVAAEGWFMERFKYWFESRDWEGQLK; the protein is encoded by the coding sequence ATGAAGTGCAAACGTATCGCCGCCCTGATGGCGGCGTTGATCCTCACCCTGGCCGTGGCCCTGCCCGCCTCGGCCGACGTGCGGCAGGAGCTGACCAGCCAGTCCACCATCGAGAAGGTGTTGGAGCGCGGCGTGCTGCGCGTGGGCATGTCCACCTTCGAGCCCTGGGCCATGAAGGACGCCCAGGGCGAGTTCATCGGCTTCGAGATCGACGTGGCCAAGCGGCTGGCCGAGGACATGGGCGTGGAGCTGGAACTGGTTTCCACCCAGTGGGCCGGCATCATCCCCGCCCTGCTCACAGGCAAGTTCGACGTCATTATCGGCGGCATGTCCATCCGGGCGGACCGGGCCAAGAAGGTCAACTTCTCCATCCCCTACAACTACACCGGCATGGCCATCGTGGCTTCCAAGGAAAAGGCCGAGGGCTTTGACGAGCTGGCGGACTTCAACAAGTCCGGGGTGGTCATCGCGGCCCGCACCGGCACCACCGCGGCCAAGGCGGCCCGCAAGCACATGCCCCAGGCCGACCTGCTGCTCTTCGACCAGGAGCCCCAGGCCGTGCAGGAGCTGCTCAACGGCAACGCCCACGCCTTCGTCTCCACCGCGCCCAAGCCGGGCTTCGAGGCGGCCAAGCACCCGGAGAAGCTCTTCCTGCCCTTCTCCGGCACCTTCACCAAGGAGCCCAACGCCATGGCCGTGCGCAAGGGCGACCCGGACACCCTGAACTACCTCAACTCCTGGATCCGCGCCGTGGCCGCCGAGGGCTGGTTCATGGAGCGGTTCAAGTACTGGTTCGAATCCCGCGACTGGGAAGGCCAGCTCAAGTAG
- a CDS encoding amino acid ABC transporter ATP-binding protein: MVRVRDLVKTFPGGTTALDHVNLDVRQREVVVVVGPSGSGKSTLLRCLNGIEDRDSGEIVVDGAPLDGSRKNRDLIRTEVGMVFQSFNLFPHMTVLENVCLAPRLVRGRPSREVEAEARELLEQVGLKDKPDSYPAHLSGGQQQRVAIARALAMRPKVMLFDEATSALDPEMIGEVLDVMRDLAREGMTMIVVSHEMGFAREVGDRVIFMDEGRVVEKAGVEDFFLQPKSERTKAFLAQIL, translated from the coding sequence ATCGTGCGGGTGCGCGACTTGGTGAAAACCTTTCCCGGCGGCACCACCGCCCTGGACCACGTCAACCTGGACGTGCGCCAGCGCGAGGTGGTGGTCGTCGTCGGCCCCTCCGGCTCGGGCAAGTCCACCCTGCTGCGGTGCTTAAACGGCATCGAGGACCGCGACTCCGGCGAGATCGTGGTGGACGGCGCGCCCCTGGACGGTTCGCGCAAAAACCGCGACCTCATCCGCACCGAGGTGGGCATGGTTTTCCAGTCCTTCAACCTCTTCCCGCATATGACCGTGCTGGAAAACGTCTGCCTGGCCCCGCGCCTGGTGCGCGGCCGCCCCTCCAGGGAGGTGGAGGCCGAGGCGCGGGAGCTTCTGGAGCAGGTGGGGCTTAAGGACAAGCCGGACAGCTACCCCGCCCACCTCTCCGGCGGGCAGCAGCAGCGGGTGGCCATCGCCCGCGCCCTGGCCATGCGGCCCAAGGTCATGCTCTTCGACGAGGCCACCAGCGCTTTGGATCCGGAGATGATCGGCGAGGTGCTGGACGTCATGCGCGATCTGGCCCGCGAGGGCATGACCATGATCGTGGTCAGCCACGAGATGGGCTTCGCCCGCGAGGTGGGCGACCGCGTGATTTTCATGGACGAGGGGCGCGTGGTGGAAAAGGCGGGGGTCGAGGACTTCTTCCTGCAGCCCAAAAGCGAACGAACCAAGGCCTTTCTGGCGCAAATCCTGTAA
- the surE gene encoding 5'/3'-nucleotidase SurE: MRILLTNDDGIQAVGLRAVYKAMKEAGHEVVCVAPISEMSAVGHAVTLSQPLRVKNFKENGFRGFGVSGTPADCVKLGLSSLMEGKPDLVVSGINAGGNCGVDILYSGTVSAATEGALMRLPSMAVSFDGFNPEDLSGQARYLADFVASMSWEGLRERCVLNMNFPDLPIEQVKGLKVCRHTRAPYRDWYDQRQDPRGRPYYWLDGVIPPEQLSEDTDRALLTEGWITLTPLRFDFTDYEVMDLLLKSCQTEAK; this comes from the coding sequence ATGCGGATACTCTTGACCAACGACGACGGCATCCAGGCGGTTGGCCTGCGCGCCGTGTACAAGGCCATGAAGGAGGCGGGGCACGAGGTGGTCTGCGTGGCGCCCATCTCCGAGATGAGCGCCGTGGGGCACGCCGTGACCCTGTCCCAGCCCCTGCGGGTGAAGAACTTCAAGGAGAACGGCTTCCGGGGCTTCGGCGTTTCCGGAACTCCGGCGGACTGCGTCAAGCTGGGGCTGTCCTCCCTCATGGAGGGCAAGCCGGACCTGGTGGTCTCCGGCATCAACGCCGGGGGCAACTGCGGGGTGGACATCCTCTACTCCGGCACGGTCTCCGCTGCCACGGAGGGCGCGCTCATGCGGTTGCCCTCCATGGCCGTCTCCTTCGACGGCTTCAACCCCGAGGACCTTTCCGGACAGGCCCGTTATCTGGCGGATTTCGTGGCCTCCATGTCCTGGGAGGGACTGCGCGAACGCTGCGTCCTGAACATGAATTTCCCCGACCTGCCCATCGAGCAGGTCAAGGGACTGAAGGTCTGCCGCCACACCCGGGCCCCCTACCGCGACTGGTACGACCAGCGCCAGGACCCGCGCGGCAGGCCCTACTACTGGCTGGACGGGGTCATCCCGCCCGAACAGCTGAGCGAGGACACCGACCGCGCCCTGCTCACCGAAGGCTGGATCACCCTGACCCCCCTCAGGTTCGATTTCACCGACTATGAGGTGATGGACCTGCTTTTGAAAAGTTGCCAAACGGAGGCGAAATGA
- a CDS encoding amino acid ABC transporter permease, giving the protein MLPGKPATFTRLDLLLGLLLAAGAAWLVLRAGANLDYDWDWSVVSRYLVKTTPDGVAPNLLLEGLFTTIKLALWSMLLALPVGTIAGLARARGRLGLRLLARVYVEFVRNTPPLVLIFIFYFFVGDQVMTALGVQEAARALPDSMRQTTAWLAAEPGRLAAFASAVLTLGLYEGAYIAEIVRSGVQSIERGQWEAAYALGLSPWQRMRRVVLPQAFRRIVPPLAGQFISTIKDSAIVSVISIGELTFQGMEIMATTYQTFEIWLTVLGMYLALCLTLSLLSRRLEAYLARWGF; this is encoded by the coding sequence ATGCTGCCCGGCAAACCCGCCACATTCACCCGTCTCGATCTCCTCCTCGGCCTGCTGCTCGCGGCCGGGGCGGCTTGGCTCGTCCTGCGCGCGGGGGCGAACCTGGACTACGACTGGGACTGGTCCGTGGTGAGCCGCTACCTGGTCAAGACCACCCCGGACGGCGTGGCCCCCAACCTGCTGCTGGAAGGGCTCTTCACCACAATCAAGCTGGCCCTGTGGTCCATGCTCCTGGCCCTGCCCGTGGGCACCATCGCCGGGCTGGCCCGGGCGCGCGGGCGGCTGGGGCTGCGCCTGCTGGCGCGGGTGTACGTGGAGTTCGTGCGCAACACCCCGCCCTTGGTGCTCATCTTCATCTTCTACTTCTTCGTGGGCGACCAGGTCATGACCGCCCTGGGCGTGCAGGAGGCGGCCCGCGCCCTGCCCGATTCCATGCGGCAGACCACGGCCTGGCTGGCGGCCGAACCGGGGCGCCTGGCTGCCTTCGCCTCGGCCGTGCTCACCCTGGGGCTGTACGAGGGGGCCTACATCGCAGAGATCGTCCGCTCCGGGGTGCAGTCCATCGAACGCGGCCAGTGGGAGGCGGCCTACGCCCTGGGGCTCTCCCCCTGGCAACGCATGCGGCGGGTGGTGCTGCCGCAGGCCTTCCGCCGCATCGTGCCGCCGCTGGCGGGGCAGTTCATCTCCACCATCAAGGACTCGGCCATCGTCTCGGTCATCTCCATCGGCGAGCTGACCTTCCAGGGCATGGAGATCATGGCCACCACCTACCAGACTTTCGAGATATGGCTGACCGTGCTGGGCATGTACCTGGCGCTGTGCCTGACGCTGTCGCTGCTTTCCCGCAGGCTGGAGGCCTATCTGGCCCGCTGGGGCTTCTAG
- a CDS encoding amino acid ABC transporter permease, with product MSDARLSLSRLARALPDLLFALLVLAGVVWLMAMGSERLGYNWQWHQVPPYLLDLEDGLSPGPLLAALAETLRIAGVALLLSFFFGLAAAVLRLSPSLIGRAVARGYLELIRNTPLLIQIFFIYFVLGPMLDIPRFWAGVLALSLFEGAYASEIIRAGITSVARGQWEAAHSLGLSVRHTYRRIILPQALRRVIPPLTSQAVALVKDSALLSTISIFELTLRGQVIVADTFLTFEIWFTVAALYLLVTLSLSALSGALEHRFKVET from the coding sequence ATGTCCGACGCACGCCTGTCTCTTTCGCGCCTCGCGCGCGCCCTGCCCGATTTGCTGTTCGCCCTGCTGGTCCTGGCCGGAGTGGTCTGGCTCATGGCCATGGGGTCCGAGCGGCTGGGCTACAACTGGCAGTGGCACCAGGTGCCGCCCTACCTTCTGGATCTCGAGGACGGCCTCTCCCCCGGCCCCCTGCTGGCCGCCCTGGCCGAGACCCTGCGCATCGCCGGGGTGGCCTTGCTGCTCTCTTTTTTCTTCGGTCTGGCCGCGGCCGTGCTGCGCCTCTCCCCGTCGCTCATCGGCCGGGCCGTGGCCCGGGGCTATCTCGAACTTATCCGCAACACCCCGCTGCTCATCCAGATATTCTTCATCTATTTCGTCCTCGGCCCCATGCTGGACATCCCCCGCTTCTGGGCCGGGGTGCTTGCCCTGTCCCTGTTCGAGGGTGCCTACGCCTCGGAGATCATCCGCGCGGGCATCACCTCCGTGGCTCGGGGCCAGTGGGAGGCGGCCCACTCCCTGGGGCTGTCCGTTCGCCACACCTACCGCAGGATCATCCTGCCGCAGGCCCTGCGGCGGGTAATTCCACCGCTCACCTCCCAGGCCGTGGCCCTGGTCAAGGATTCGGCCCTGCTGTCCACCATCTCCATTTTCGAGCTGACCCTGCGCGGGCAGGTCATCGTGGCCGACACCTTCCTCACCTTCGAGATCTGGTTCACCGTGGCGGCCTTGTACCTTCTTGTCACCTTAAGCCTCTCGGCCCTGTCGGGAGCCCTGGAACACCGTTTCAAGGTGGAGACGTGA
- a CDS encoding 3'-5' exoribonuclease YhaM family protein: MPQKSAYIRDFTPGSHVSDLFLISEARLGQSRNGPFWNLLLSDASGRVEAKIWSPLSQRFEGLASGQVVRASGQVEVFREKNQLNIREMEVLDEPDHDLLQGLVPVSEVPPVELMERLEDLLREHLTHKPWKTFVFKVLNDEEVRARMLAAPGAKAIHHAYSGGLLEHTLAVCRICASLAALYPEVDKEALLAAAAFHDLGKAWELTSGPASGYTAEGRLLGHINLCLEILEPFFRRCKSLDEELVLHFKHMILSHHGEYEFGSPKRPKTSEAMLLHYADQIDAKMNTVAQAFEPEAEPGDFSPFVRALDRFLYKPARTPRKDRPKDDKEPPQCLLPLKG, translated from the coding sequence ATGCCCCAGAAATCCGCCTACATCAGGGACTTCACCCCGGGAAGCCACGTCTCGGACCTGTTCCTCATCTCCGAGGCCAGGCTGGGCCAATCGCGCAACGGTCCCTTCTGGAACCTGCTGCTGTCCGACGCCTCCGGGAGGGTGGAGGCCAAGATATGGTCACCGCTGTCCCAGCGCTTCGAGGGGCTGGCCTCCGGACAGGTGGTGCGCGCCTCCGGCCAGGTGGAGGTCTTTCGGGAGAAGAACCAGCTCAACATCCGCGAGATGGAGGTTCTCGACGAGCCGGACCACGACCTGCTGCAAGGGCTTGTTCCGGTCTCCGAAGTGCCGCCCGTGGAGCTCATGGAGCGACTCGAGGACCTGCTGCGCGAGCACCTGACCCACAAACCGTGGAAAACCTTCGTCTTTAAAGTGTTGAACGACGAGGAGGTGCGCGCCAGGATGCTGGCCGCGCCCGGAGCCAAGGCCATCCACCACGCCTACTCCGGCGGCCTGCTGGAGCACACCCTGGCCGTCTGCCGCATCTGCGCCAGCCTGGCCGCCCTGTACCCGGAGGTGGACAAGGAGGCGCTTTTGGCCGCCGCCGCCTTCCACGACCTGGGCAAGGCCTGGGAGCTGACCTCCGGCCCCGCCTCCGGCTACACCGCCGAGGGCCGCCTGCTGGGGCACATCAACCTCTGCCTGGAGATCCTGGAGCCCTTCTTCCGCCGCTGCAAGTCGCTGGACGAGGAGCTGGTGCTGCACTTCAAGCACATGATCCTCTCCCACCACGGCGAGTACGAGTTCGGCTCGCCCAAGCGGCCCAAGACTTCCGAGGCCATGCTGCTCCACTACGCCGACCAGATCGACGCCAAGATGAACACCGTGGCCCAGGCCTTCGAGCCCGAGGCCGAACCCGGCGACTTCTCGCCCTTTGTGCGGGCCCTGGACCGCTTTCTCTACAAACCCGCCCGCACCCCCCGCAAGGACCGCCCCAAGGACGACAAGGAGCCGCCGCAGTGTTTGTTACCTTTGAAGGGATAG